Part of the Salinigranum rubrum genome is shown below.
TGGCGGGCGCGGTCCTGCTGGAAGCCGAGCATCCGGCTCTCCATCCGGAGGTACGTCCGAAGCGCGTCGGGACCCTGGTTCGCGTGTTCGCGGAACTTCATGAGGAACGGGGCGAGGACGTCCCGAGAGGGGGTGTCGCGTGCCACTCGTCTGGTCCCCTCGCCGACGCTTCCGGTGAGCGCGGCCGTGTTGAGCGCCTTGCGGAAGGCGACGGCCGTCTCGCCGTACGCGTCAGTGTCGGCGACGCGGCGGAACATCGTCGTCAGGTCGTCACTCCCCGAGGAGAGGACGTGTAGATATCTGACCGCGCCGGGGAGCGTCCGTTCGATGTTCTCGCGCCGGGCCGCCGCGTGCCACCACAGGTAGCGTGCCCCGAGCGCCAGTACGGCCTGCCTCGTGACCAACCCTGCCAGGATACCTCCGACGACGGGAAGGAGCGTGTCCGGTATCCGGACGCCGCCGAGGACGAGCGGCGGTCGGGAGACGGCCGCCCCGACGAGGAAGACACCCAACGCGGCGACCCCCACCGCCAGCCACGACAGCCCGTAGACGCGAGCGAGGTAGAGGTCGAAACTCGTCCGGAGGTCGGTCGACCGGTAGCGGTGTCGGTCGCGGTCGTGCCGCGGCGCGTCGGCGTGTCGTGCGAACAGCGCGTACAGGCCACGATCGAGGACCGAGAGTCCGCTCGCGTCACCCGTCGCGCGATCCGGCCCCTCGCCGGGTGCTGCCGTCTCGTGGCTCACTCTCTTCCCCCCGTAGCGTCAGACTCGCTCGTCGCCCCGTTCTCCCGTCGGCCCTCACCCGCTTCGCCGTTCGTCGGCCTCTCGCCTCCGTTCGACGTTGTCGATCGCTTATCTCGGCCGCCGCGTTCGTCGCATCCGTCGTCTCCGTTCGAACCCTCTCGCTCCACCAACCGGCCTCGCCTGACCCGTTCGACGGTCGCCGCCTCGTCGATGCGCAGATCGGAGATGAAGTCGAACAGGTCGGTGAACGCCTCGACGCCCTCCTCGACGAGGTACTGTACGTACCGGTGTTTCCGGTGGAACTCCGCCTCGACTTCGTCGACGGACCGGTCCGTCGCCCGCGCCACGCGGTGGAAGAGGTAGTGGCCGGCGTCGCGCGTCTCCTCGTCGTATCCCGGGTGGTGGTAGTCGAACGCGAGTTCCCCCTCGGCCGTGCGCCGCGCGACCATGTTCCAGTACATCTCGCTCCCGCCCTTCTCGATGACGCCGCACTCTCGTTCGGCCGAGCCATCGGCGCTGCCGCGTGCTTCGAGCGTCCGGTACTCCGACTCGGTGACGAACTCCACGACCGAGGAGACGTACCGCTCGCCGTCGACGTGGTGTGGGAAGACGACGAGGTCTATCTCGCGGAGGAGATACGCCGGGAGACCCTGTTCGATGACGCGGTTCACGAGCGTCTCGACGTCCTCGGCGTGGGTCGTTCCGATGACGCCGTGACCCGTGTTGAGCGTCTCCGCGAACGTCCGGAACGACGCCGGCGTGTTGATCTCGGCGATGATCTCGACGTCGGGGTTGAGGTAGTTCGCCTCGGTCATGAGGTCCGCCATCGTGACGCGTTTGTGCTCGGACTCGTGGTCTCGCGTCGTCAGCGAGACGCCCGTCTCGTGGGGCAGATGCACCTCCCGGGAGCCCTCGTCGATGCTGATGGGCCGGTGGTCGTACGGGATAAACGGCATGTGCGCGTTCATCAGCGTCGTCTTGCCAACTCCCGTGGGTCCCGAGAACAGCACGACCCGATGGTGTTCGTACGCCAGCCACAGCAGGGTCACGAGTTCGGTCGATAGCGACCCGCCGGTGACGAGCGAGACCGGGGTCATCGGCTCTGCGGCCTGCTTTCGGATGGAGACGTGCGGGCCGTCCTCGGAGATGACCGGGAGCGCGACCGCACACCGGATCGTCTCGTCGACGCCCGGGGGCGAGAGGTTCACCTTCGCGCTCGGCACCGACGCCGACAACTCGGTCCCGTCGGAGGCCGCGAGTTGCGTGACGACGTTGACGAACTCCGTCTCGTCGGCGAAGGTGAGATTCGTCGGGACGCGTCCGCCGACGCCGCGCGGGATGACCTTCACCCGTTCGCCGACCCGGTTGGCCTCGATGTCTTCGAGGTAGGGGTCGCGGATGGGGACCGTCAGGATGCCCTCACCGACGTAGTCGCGGAGGACGTAGTAGACCAGGTCGTCGAGGCGGTCCTCGGCGTAGCGCGAGTCCACCGGGGGACCGCGAGGTCGTACGCGGCCAGCGCTCCCCGGACGCGATAGTCGAGCGCGTCGAGCCACGCCCTGGTGTTTCTGGCGGTGAGTCGTCGCGAGAGGAACTGCCGAGCACGCGTGCGAACGAACCGTTCCCTGTCGACGACGACCTCGTCGACGTTCGCCTCCCAGATGCGCTCCTTGCACTCCTCGACGAGTTCGTCGTCGCCCGGAAGGAGATCGGGTTCGAGGACGGCGTACTTGGTGGTGAAGCGGTCGTCGCCGAGGAGGTGTTCGCGGTAGACGACGACTTCGACCTCGAATCCCGCGAAGGAGACGGTGTACGCCGACAGCTGTTCCCCGGCGACTCTGGACGTGTACTCGGCGTCGGCCGCGTACGCCGTCGTTGCCGGTGCGTAGTCCGCGGTGTGGATGACGAGTCGGTCCGTCGCGTGGTCGCCGACGTCGACCACCTCGACGCGCTCGTCCAACGCGAGCGGGGTGAGTTCGTCGAGGAGTCGCAGGTCCCGCAGAGTGTAGTACTCGACCCGACGACGACCCGCGCGGGTGGTGTCGAGCAGGCGGTCGAGCACGCGGCGGTACTTCGGTTCGAGCCCCCGTCGGGCCCGAGCGACGGTGCCTTCTCGGGTGAGCGGTCGACGGCGCTGGACGGCGCTGAAGTGGTCGCGGACGGACGCGAGCGCTTCGGTTTCCGAAGGTCCGAGTTCCGGTTCTCTGACGAGATATTCGAATCCGAACTCGCGCTCCTCGACGGTCACGACCACACCGGGGTGGACCTCGTACTGCGCGCGCACTTCGGGTGCGTACCACGCGTCGACGTCACCGGGACCGACGGGCGGTGGGACGGCGTGTGTCGTCCACTCGCCGTCGACCGCTTCGTCCCGGGTCATCCGTCCCACCGCCGTTGCATGCGACGAACTGTCTCGGAGATTCGTATAAACGTTCCACCGAGAGTATCTCGACTGAGAATCAAGCGGTATGCACGCCTGGATCGGACGCGTCGATGTCGGTATCCGTGTCGACTCGGCCCTCCGTCTACTTGTCAGTCCCCGTCGCCCGCAGGTACTCCTCTAAGAGCGTCGGGAACTGTCCGCCGTGGACGTACCGGAGGCCGAACTCGTCGGCCCAGGAGATGACGCCCCTGTCCTCGGTGACGACGCCGGCGTCGAGTTCGCGCGCGAGGACGAGCAGGTCGAAGTCCTCGCGGGAGTCGAGGACGCCCTGTCGGAGCGCCCGGCGGTACTTGTCGCGCATGTTCGACAGCACCCGGTCGGCCTCGGTGATGTACTCGCCGGCCTCGTCGTCGCCGGCGAGTTTCTGGGGGTCGAGTTGCTGGACCTCCCGGAGCGCCTCCTCCGACACGCGGAGCCCTCGATTGACCCGGTCGGACATCTCGTCGATGAAGTTGTAGACGATGTTGGCGGGGATGGTGACGCCGTACCGGTCGGGGCTCTTCCGGACGATCCAGGTGTCGAGCCGCGAGAACACCTCGTCGCTGATGTCGCGGTCTCTGAGCATCGTCGCGAGTTCGTCGTGAATCGAGGGCGGCATGTAACAGGAGATGTTGAGTTCGAGCCGCGCCGTCGCGACGAGGTCGAGCAGGCGAAGTACGGCGTCATCCAGCGATTCGTCGTCCCGGCGGATCTCCTCGGTGATGAACAGCGAGGTGTCGAGGACGAACCGCTGCCGTGGGAGTCCACTGGCCATATCGAAGCGTTGCCCGCTGAGATATAAAGACGTCCGCCCGTTCGTCGACTTTACCCCACACGGCGGTTCCCGGGTGGGCTGTGCCGTCTTCGGCTCGCACACGCTGCTCTGTGACGAGTTGTCGCTGCGGTCTGTCCGTGGCGCGTTTCGGCACCCTGGAGTGCTGAACCGCGTTCCACAAGGATAGCCGACCATATATGCCTGCGAACGAACAGATGCGAGCATGCGGAGCTACACAGTCACCGAAATCTGGGACATTCCGATACGGATCAACACGTCGCTGATTGTCTTCCTCCCGATCCTCGCGTGGCTGATCGGGAGCGGACAGCAGATTCCGCTGTACGCCGGGTTCATCGAGGGTCTGACCGGCGTCGGGTTCGACCTGCCGCGCTTGCGTGCTGGCGTCACCCCGTGGCTCATCGGCGTCCTCGCGGCGGTCGGCCTGTTCGTCAGCGTCACGCTGCACGAACTCGGACACTCGTGGGCGGCTCTCCGGTACGGGATCGAGATCGAGTCGATCACGCTGTGGATTCTCGGCGGGATCGCCTCGCTGAAGACGCTCCCGAAGGAGTGGAACCGCGAGTTCTGGATCGCCATCGCTGGCCCGGCGGTGAGCGTCCTCGTCGCCGCGGTCTGTTACGTCGGGGTCCTCGTCGTCCCGCCGTCGTTGCAGGTGGTCCGATTCGTCGTCGGCTGGCTGGCGATCACGAACGTCTCGCTCACGGTGTTCAACCTGCTCCCCGCGTTCCCGATGGACGGTGGGCGGGTCCTCAGAGCCCTGCTGGCCCGGTCGCGGCCGTACGGGACGGCGACCCGCCTCGCAGCCCGCGTCGGCGTCGTCTTCGCCTTCCTGTTCGCAGTCGTCGGTGTGCTCACGTTCCAGTTGCTCCTGCTCTTGCTCGCGTTGTTCATCTACGGCGCGGCGACCACCGAATCCCGCACGGTACTGCTCGACGAACTGCTGGAGGGCATCACGGTCGGGGACGTCATGACGCGCGACCCCAGATCCGTCCCGGCGGACAGCACCATCGACGAACTGGGCGAGCAGATGCTCCGCGACCGACAGACGGTCCACCTCGTGACGGGCCTTGGTGGTGAGGTCGTGGGTGTCGTCACCCTCGAAGACCTGCGGAAGGCC
Proteins encoded:
- a CDS encoding site-2 protease family protein — its product is MRSYTVTEIWDIPIRINTSLIVFLPILAWLIGSGQQIPLYAGFIEGLTGVGFDLPRLRAGVTPWLIGVLAAVGLFVSVTLHELGHSWAALRYGIEIESITLWILGGIASLKTLPKEWNREFWIAIAGPAVSVLVAAVCYVGVLVVPPSLQVVRFVVGWLAITNVSLTVFNLLPAFPMDGGRVLRALLARSRPYGTATRLAARVGVVFAFLFAVVGVLTFQLLLLLLALFIYGAATTESRTVLLDELLEGITVGDVMTRDPRSVPADSTIDELGEQMLRDRQTVHLVTGLGGEVVGVVTLEDLRKARRADRATMRVTDIMEEVPRVETNDDAFDTLALLNQAGRSEALVYKNGTLVGVLSQADFARAMTIRRGFGSSVAM
- a CDS encoding RNA ligase partner protein, with the translated sequence MASGLPRQRFVLDTSLFITEEIRRDDESLDDAVLRLLDLVATARLELNISCYMPPSIHDELATMLRDRDISDEVFSRLDTWIVRKSPDRYGVTIPANIVYNFIDEMSDRVNRGLRVSEEALREVQQLDPQKLAGDDEAGEYITEADRVLSNMRDKYRRALRQGVLDSREDFDLLVLARELDAGVVTEDRGVISWADEFGLRYVHGGQFPTLLEEYLRATGTDK